In the Synergistaceae bacterium genome, ATGAAGCGGGGCTCAATGCCTTTTACAACGGCAGGCGATGCTATTATGACCGATTTCTCTCGTTCAGTCAGGGATTAGCGCCGATAACCAGGAAAGCCGATATGATTGAATCTGTGACGGATTATATTTTTTACCCCGCGCTACCTTTTTATTTGTGGGGTATCGAAAATATCATTCAAGTCGATTCCCTGAACGAAACAGATTCTCTGCGCAAATGCGCGAACGCCCATGGGTCCGCGATCCATCTTTTCGGCGTGCTCTATCCCGAAATGCTCGATAAAAGCGCCTCCCGGGCCATGTCGATGGCCCCCGTCGAGGACAAGGAGTACATGCGTTGAAGAGCAAACGTTCTAAATTAGATTTTTACAAATTAGATTTTTACAAATTAGATTTTCACAAATCAGGTTTTCGGGCGATATTTTACGTGATATTCTGTGCCGCCATAGCCTCAATCTTGTTCTTGCATCAAAACTTTCGCTACGGGCAACTAAATCCGTTTAGGGAGGTTGAGCTGCACAATATCCTGATGGCCAAGACGGACGTTGCCGGAGACACGTATATCATAGACAGCGGCAGGAGTCGAATCGTCAAAATGAATGAGGACGGCCGCGCCAGCTATGAGATAAAAGGGGGAAGCGACGGCGACGTCTTTTACAATGTGTGTAACCTCGCCGTCGAAGACGAAAAGAGCTTCTTTCTCCACGAAGTCGCGTGGGACGAAAGCGGAATGAGTGTTATCACCGAGCGCATTCTAGAGTTTGACAAGAGATCAGGGGCGTCGCGGGGGGAACTGTATCGACTTGACCGGAACGCGATTAGCGCCGATAAAAACCTGTCGGCTTTGATTGCGTTGAACATCCTGAAATTTGAGGCTGGGAAGCTGTGGTTTGTGCGAAAAGATGAGGATTTTTTCGCGCTTCACAGCCTTGTTCCGGGAGAAGCGGCCGTTACGGAATATACCTTCAGTTACAAGGAAGCTCTGTGGACCTTGGGCGATTTTGCGGTCGATGTCGTCGCGAAACGGCTTTTCTTCACGGACAAGACTGGCGTCGTCAAAATTGCCGACTTCGATGAAATCAGCAATGGGGGAAAAAATAAAATATCCGTCCTTTTCAATCCGGTATCTGGAGTTTCGGCGAGGGAATTTTCCCTTCCGTACCGGTTGGCCCTTGGCGAATCCGAGCTGTATTTTTCCGACATCGGCAAACGGGCAATTATGCGCTTGGACGGCGAAAACACGGCAAAAATCGTGTTAGGCGGCTGGGAGGATGATTCTCTGCCGGTTCTCTATTCTTTTGTGCATTTTAGAGACATGCCGCCTAAGGACGGCCTGCTGACCTTGAATAGCGACGCTTCCATCCTCGGTCTTACTCCGGCGGGAAAAGAAGTCTTCCGTGCCTCGTCGCTGCCGGTTGGGCATCGGATCCTGTTGCTGAGGATCTGTTTTTGGGTCTCCATGTTTGTTCTCCTGTCATCTCTAGTCCTGGTTTTCACGGGGACTGTTTTTCGTTTTTTGAACAGCGAAAAGACGAACGTCAAGGAACTGCTGTCGCTCTCTATTATCGTAGGCATGGGCTTGGCGTTTATTGCGGTGGTACCCACGGTCTTCAGCGAACTGAGAGCCACGGCGAAAAATGAAATGATGAACCGGCTCTCCTATATCATGGAAGTCTCCTCTCAAATTCTCGACACGAAGGCACTGGCCGAAATCAAGACCCCCCAAGACTACAATGGGCTAGCATACAGGAACTTCAGGGATTCCCTGGACGACCTTGTGAAAAGAGAAAAAGAGTGGAACAGACAAATATACTGCGATGTTTTCCGATTCAAAGATGGAATCCGGTATAGCGTCTGTTTTTTGGATGGAACGATCGGAGCGTTTTTCAACCCAACAAGCGTTGAAAATTCCGAAGCCCAGGTCTGGGAGGAGAAGGACGAATGGATTAAAAACATGGGCTACCAAGACGCCAGTGGAAACTACATGTCCCTGACCGGTCCGATTTACAACGCCGACGGTGGAGTAGGGGGAGGAATCGAACTTGGGGTCGATTTGTGGGCACTGGAAAATCGTATTCGCGTTCTGTCGAAGGGCGCTCTGGTTCGCACTCTGCTTATATTGGCGTTCTTGCTCTTTCTCGTTTCCGAGATCATCGAATCCATCCCCTTTACGAAAATCCACTCCAGGAATGAGGACGAAAGAGAAATCCCCATCGCTTACCTCCGTCCCTTTACGTTTGTCGTTTTCCTGGCGTTCAACTTGTCCACCGGATTTCTTCCCAACTACGCGATGAAACTGGGCGCTTCTTTCATGGGCTTCTCTCCCGAATTCTCCGCTGTTCTGCCGATCACCGTCGGCAATGTCACCCTAACAATCGCGCCGTTGATATTGCCTTTTATGATCGCGCGCTTAGGTTTTTATAGCTCTTTTGTTGCCGGTTTCGTTCTGTGTGTCGCGGGGTACACACTGAGCGCCGCCGCGATCACGGTCGATTCGCTTACCGTGGGAATGGGTGTTTTGAGTTTGGGTGCTGGTACGTTATTCACTTTGACGCAGACATGCGTCGCAGCGCGGAAAAACGCCGACGAAAAGGCTTTGGCGTTTTCTTCTTTCGCCTCCGCTAGTTTTTCCGGCATCAATTGCGGTATTATGATCGGAGGTATTATCGCCGTCTCCTTCGGTCAAAAAGCGGTTTTTTCCTTCGGCACCTTTGGGATGCTATCGGTGATGGCGGCGTTCCTGTTTTTGACGAAGAAAAAGATGGAAATCTGGCGTCCTGCCGGCGTGGGTGTCGCGCGCCCAGCTCGCGCGCCATTCGTGTTTCCCCGGAGGATTATCGAGTTTCTGGCGTTGTCGTTCTTTCCATTTACCCTGTATAGTGGGTTTATATACTATCTCGTTCCCGTGTTTGGTAGCCAGTCTGGATTTTCCGACGCGGAAATCAGCTTGGTTTTCGTCTTTTTCGGAATGGGCCTCATGTTCCTGGGGCCAAAAATCGTGGCTTTCACGCGCGGGGAAACGAACGACATCTCTTCTTTCCTCTGGACGGCTCTCGTCATAGAGCTGACGGGTATTCTTTGCTTCGCCTCCTTCCAATCCATAGCCGCGATGCTGGCGGCGGTTTTTGTCCTGGGAGGAGCGTCCGGTGTGGGCAACGTGTATTTTCCTCTTTACCTTACAGAAATGCCCGAAACCAAGAAACTCCGGGAAGGCAGCGATATGGCATTGTTCAATTTTACCGAGAATCTGGGATTCGCAGCTGGCCCCATGATCTTCAGTGCCATTTTACACTCCGGATCTTCCGCCTGGTATTATGTCCTGGCTGCCTCGATGCTGCTGACGTCCTTGTTGTACCGCACCGTCCGGCGCGACTCACAAGACTCTACTGGGCTTCCTCGATAAGAAAGCCTGGGCGATAAAAGAAAGCCTGGGCGTAAAATCATGATATAAAATCATAATAAAAGTGAGCCAAGCGCCAAATGGTACTTGACTCACTTTCTTTGACATACTTCCACGACTAAAGTCGTGTGATTTTAAGACCGACAAAGACAGCCAATTGAAGTGGGTCTTACGTCTTCTCTCTCAAGAGTCGATGCCCCGACTCTGCGGATATTCAGCGCCGCATTGATATCGCAATCATGAAAGAAGTCTAATATGAATTTAGAGACACGACAAGAAACAAAAACGAACACCACTCGTTGGCAGCGTTGCGATTCTTATCCAACGGCTGAAGCCCTTAGCTTTCTCATCGCTTTATCGTAAAGGGCTCTTCAAAGAGAGCAACCTGCCTCGTTCATCTCATTCATCTCATTCATCAATCCCAATCCTGTTAATCCCGTTTTTTCTGATTTTACTTTAAAAAGGCGTCAAAATTCTGCTGTTCCGGGGTTGAACCGGGCGCGCATTCCTGCCGATCAGATCCGTAAACCACTGTATCTGTCCTGCACCCGCCGTTCCGTGCTCGCTCAGGATAACCCAAGAGACTCCCTCGGTTGTTGGTGGAGTAGTCAGAGAACCGTTGTACCGGATGCCGCTCAAATTCCGTGGCAACAAGTTCGTCAGGGGAAATGTTTTTTCGATCTGCTCCGTCTTACCACGATCCCTCGGCGCCGCACTCCAAGCTAACGCAATCGCTTCGTTTTCGGGTCCCTCATCGATAAAAAGCCCCACGACGGCAAGACGTCCTTTGTCGTCGCCATGTACGAAGTGAATTTCCATTGGCGCCTGCGTCCCGTTCAGTGTGTGCTCCGATGGCGTGTGAAAGTGCAGTTGCTGAAGACGATACCGGACACCTCCCAGGACGATGTAATTTTCCGCTCCGTCTTTGGGAACTACCTGTAAGGTGTGTCCGTTATTCAGGATGGAAAAATCGCCATCTTTGTAAAAAAATTCAACCCCATTCCGTTCACTTTCTGTAGGGATATCAATAGGCGACTGGGCATCGCCCACCGCCTCTTTAAAGGCAGGCGAAAGATTCTCCCAGTTTTCGGGTCCTTCCGCTCCTGAATAGGACCAGTGGACTTCTGACGCGAGAGAAGAGGAAACAAATACACTTAAGAAAAACACACAACATATCGCGGATATAAAAACCTTCCATCTGCTCTTAAAGTTCTTGTTCTTGAAGTTCCGCCGCTCATTGACCTTGAAAATTTTCATCATTTTCTTTCACTCCTATCCGTAATAGTCAGAGTCACTTCCGTTCTAATTCATGGAAACCAACAAGTTCGATCTTGTTTTGTCGCACGATAACCTCCACCTCCTCTCTCTTTTCGCAGGGAAACTCGCAGGCCAAGCCACAACTGGACGAAAGTTTGCGAGGTACAGGGGCAATCCGCGCTTCGACACCCGCGCTCCGACACGCCCGCTCGAACAAAAGAGCCATGCTCGTCGTCTTGAACGTCGCCAGACAGATCAAAAATCCCTCTCCCTTTCGAGTTCTTTTCCCGCTATTATAACAGTGTTTTCGCAGAACGCCGTTTCGTTTTCCGGCGTGCGTCGTTCCTGATAACGTACTATAATGACAATACTTTTCTAACTGGAGGCCGAGCCTTGTTTTACTTAGTGATCGGAATTGTGCTTGTCGTCGTCAGCGCCATAATCACCCAGCGTTCGAGGTATCGGACGGAGCAGGAGGAGAACCAAGACAGCGGGGTGGAAATCCAAGGATCTGAAAGCCTAGATTCAA is a window encoding:
- a CDS encoding carbonic anhydrase family protein, translating into MMKIFKVNERRNFKNKNFKSRWKVFISAICCVFFLSVFVSSSLASEVHWSYSGAEGPENWENLSPAFKEAVGDAQSPIDIPTESERNGVEFFYKDGDFSILNNGHTLQVVPKDGAENYIVLGGVRYRLQQLHFHTPSEHTLNGTQAPMEIHFVHGDDKGRLAVVGLFIDEGPENEAIALAWSAAPRDRGKTEQIEKTFPLTNLLPRNLSGIRYNGSLTTPPTTEGVSWVILSEHGTAGAGQIQWFTDLIGRNARPVQPRNSRILTPF
- a CDS encoding DUF3343 domain-containing protein, translating into MICLATFKTTSMALLFERACRSAGVEARIAPVPRKLSSSCGLACEFPCEKREEVEVIVRQNKIELVGFHELERK